In Bufo gargarizans isolate SCDJY-AF-19 chromosome 6, ASM1485885v1, whole genome shotgun sequence, a single genomic region encodes these proteins:
- the ZFP64 gene encoding zinc finger protein 64, with protein sequence MNPSAAAEGFPAVQFSGGATVLVELTADIHICGLCKAQFNNLDAFVAHKQTGCHLTSATTGGANAVQFVSAETVTPSQTAARTITSETQTITVSAPEFVFEHGYQTFLPSEGPASQSVTIATKCRSRKLSASLSQKKQSCHYPGCQFKTAYGMKDMERHLRTHTGDKPHKCETCGKCFSRKDKLKTHMRSHTGEKPYKCKECDYSAADSSSLCKHQRIHTDERPFKCQICPYASRNSSQLTVHLRSHTGDAPFHCILCNSKFKINSDLKRHMRVHTGEKPYHCDFCDFYCAMKGNLKSHIRMKHNSESMFKCNQCEFQCSSKADLRQHLRSHLPEQPVKCLECSYSCANRAALKVHERIHSSDRPFKCHFCKFDTKQRSNLTTHIKKVHGDQVKEISDPQKTEGNFQRQSTARKNNKVEAKKTFKCDLCEASFVREDSLRSHKKQHNEYIIRKNQTLSILQLSLDPSRESDDQTTESPSKASPATTFITGKEKVGQMLQGKDSTETSLENASDPENTLTSNQLQMLSHVNLMASSQTRSSQSTEVEMVHADGDHINEELIGNDADHSQGSPSNPTFINAEGMSCSDLEGLNVLIHEESDNVTVVRVRDGDSAAPNSPSSPNFPSPSVASPKEKYIIIQDNESPDVLCPADAIPD encoded by the exons ATGAACCCCAGCGCAGCCGCCGAGGGATTTCCCGCCGTGCAGT TTTCAGGAGGGGCCACAGTGCTGGTGGAGCTCACTGCAGACATACACATCTGTGGCCTCTGCAAGGCCCAGTTCAATAATCTGGATGCTTTTGTGGCACACAAGCAGACTGGCTGCCACCTTACCAGCGCCACCACGGGCGGAGCGAACGCCGTCCAGTTTGTATCGGCAGAAACGGTGACCCCGTCTCAGACAGCAGCGCGGACCATCACCTCGGAGACACAGACTATCACTG tttctgCTCCAGAATTTGTGTTTGAACACGGATATCAAACCTTTTTGCCGAGTGAAGGGCCAGCATCCCAGAGCGTCACTATAGCCACAAAATGTCGCTCCAGGAAACTCTCTGCTTCCTTATCCCAGAAGAAGCAAAGCTGCCACTACCCAG GCTGTCAGTTCAAAACTGCTTATGGAATGAAAGACATGGAGCGTCACTTGAGGACCCATACAG GTGACAAACCCCACAAGTGTGAGACATGTGGAAAGTGTTTCAGCCGGAAGGATAAGCTAAAGACGCACATGCGGTCCCACACGGGAGAGAAACCATATAAATGTAAGGAGTGCGactacagtgcagcagacagtaGTAGCCTTTGCAAACACCAGCGCATTCACACGGATGAGCGCCCATTCAAGTGTCAGATCTGCCCATATGCCAGCCGCAACTCCAGCCAGCTGACTGTGCATCTGCGGTCACACACAG GAGATGCACCTTTCCACTGTATCCTCTGTAATTCCAAGTTTAAGATCAACTCTGACCTGAAGAGACACATGCGAgtccacacaggggagaagccataccaCTGTGACTTTTGTGATTTCTATTGTGCAATGAAGGGGAACCTGAAATCGCACATACGCATGAAGCATAACTCCGAGAGCATGTTTAAGTGCAATCAATGTGAGTTTCAGTGTAGCAGCAAGGCTGATCTGCGGCAACATTTACGCTCTCACTTACCCGAGCAACCAGTTAAATGCCTCGAGTGCAGCTATTCCTGCGCCAATAGAGCAGCTCTGAAGGTGCATGAGCGGATCCACTCTAGTGACCGACCGTTTAAATGCCATTTCTGTAAATTTGACACGAAACAGCGCAGCAACCTGACAACTCACATCAAAAAGGTTCACGGTGACCAAGTCAAAGAGATATCTGATCCACAGAAGACAGAAGGCAATTTTCAAAGGCAGTCCACGGCACGGAAAAATAACAAAGTGGAAGCCAAAAAAACTTTTAAGTGTGACCTCTGTGAGGCTTCGTTTGTTCGAGAAGACTCTCTGCGCAGTCACAAGAAGCAACACAACGAGTACATTATACGGAAGAACCAAACCTTGTCCATACTGCAGCTTTCACTCGATCCATCAAGAGAGAGTGATGATCAAACGACAGAGAGTCCTTCCAAAGCCAGTCCAGCCACAACGTTCATTACAGGGAAAGAGAAAGTTGGGCAAATGCTTCAAGGCAAAGACAGTACAGAGACTTCTTTGGAGAATGCTTCAGATCCAGAGAATACACTGACTAGCAACCAGCTCCAGATGTTGAGCCATGTCAATTTAATGGCCTCTTCTCAGACAAGGTCTTCTCAAAGCACTGAAGTAGAAATGGTACATGCGGATGGTGACCATATAAATGAGGAACTGATAGGGAATGATGCGGACCATAGCCAGGGATCCCCATCCAACCCAACCTTTATCAATGCCGAAGGCATGTCCTGTTCAGACCTGGAGGGTCTCAATGTCTTAATTCATGAAGAGTCCGATAACGTGACTGTGGTTAGGGTGCGAGATGGTGACTCTGCGGCACCCAACTCTCCGTCCTCCCCAAATTTTCCTTCGCCTTCGGTGGCCTCTCCCAAAGAAAAGTACATCATCATCCAAGACAATGAAAGCCCTGACGTTCTATGCCCTGCGGACGCCATACCTGATTGA